The Saccharolobus shibatae B12 genomic interval GGCAGGAGATAAAGTAAAAGGTCTTTATCTATTCGTATTTTTTCTAAATCTCTTATTGATATTATACTGGTTCACCTGTTGCATCTTTTTCTTTCCATTCTTTTATTAATTTATTAAAATTATTTAAATTATCTTGGTTTAGCGTTCCTAAGGTAGATTTTAAGATTTCTATAAAATCCTCTATCCTTCTATTATTAAGGGAAGAGTAAATATCTAAAGCCGTCTTTAAACTAGCTGGAGATATGTTGAATTTTATCAGCCTATCTTTTTCTACACTATTGAACTTCTCCCTAAGGTATTTCACAAGATCCCTAACTTTAGCTTTTTCTACTTCACTAAGAGAGTATCTGGAAAGGAATTTGTCCAAATCTTCGGTATTTTCCGGATAGTCAAAATAGATTGCTACAAACCTTCTTGCTAACGCGTCACCGACGTAAAACAGATTTCTAGCATCTACTAGATTCATTGTCCCAATGACTCTGATCTTCTTTAAGGGTTCGTTTTCTTTGCCTTGTTTTCTTAAATTCTCGTAAATTTCTATAAATTCCCTAGCAGTCTCATCTATATTATTCTTATAGCTCTTGATCTCTTCTATCAGCGCATTGGGAATAGACCATTCTTCGGGGGATGAGCTGGAAAATATTGTTATCAACTCTCCAAACGCCTTGTCAATATCCGCTCTATTTATCTCGTCAATTATAACATAGTAATTACCCTCTTTTACCCTTGCAGCGTTTACATAAGCGTGAATAAAAAGACCACTCTTCCATATTACAGAGCCTTCCTTTATACTTTCACCGCCTATTAAATTTCTCCTAAACCATAACGAGTTAGCCGTTGTAATTTCATAACAATCACTACTTCCAGCTAGAGATCTAACTACTCTCAAAGCCAAAGCTGTTTTTCCAGTACCAGGTGGGCCCACAAGAAGTACGTTAGTCTTACTTAATGCTTTTAATATTACATCTAACGAGTTTTGAGGAATATATAAGTCGTCTACAGCTATTGGAGAATTTTTGTTGCAGACTATTCCCTGTGGGGAAAAAGGTAACTGTTTGTCTTTAAATAGGTTAAGGTAGAAATCCAACGTAGGTTTTATCTCATCTTTCTTTGACAATATGAAATCTTTGAGATTATTAGCTAGTTCGTCATACTTGGGATCTTCTCTTTCCTTATAACAAATGTTACCTTGTTGAAATCCCTTTAGCTCATATTCTTCTCCTACCCATTTACTAGTATCAGAACCTTCTCTTATACTTTTATGAACCCAGAATATTTTTATTCTGAACCTTAGCAACCAAAGTCTATTAATCTCTCTCCATCCTTTAAAGTTCCTCAACGCGTCAACGTTAACGTCAGTCACAACTCCGAATCCAATTACGCCAGAGTCTATCATCCTTAGAATTGATACCAATATTTTATCACTATTGGGACTATATCCCGTTTCAGTATTCTTAAAATAAACCGTTTGATACCTACTTAAAATACCAGAAATTGAAGTCTTTTCAGCAGTACCCCATATTGTATATCCTATTTCTCCTTGAAAAGAATATTTTAT includes:
- a CDS encoding McrB family protein, encoding MYGDWLVARDKFKDLLDFSDTAVKTFLNYVENGKFVPCTFIGPKDHWIESIKYSFQGEIGYTIWGTAEKTSISGILSRYQTVYFKNTETGYSPNSDKILVSILRMIDSGVIGFGVVTDVNVDALRNFKGWREINRLWLLRFRIKIFWVHKSIREGSDTSKWVGEEYELKGFQQGNICYKEREDPKYDELANNLKDFILSKKDEIKPTLDFYLNLFKDKQLPFSPQGIVCNKNSPIAVDDLYIPQNSLDVILKALSKTNVLLVGPPGTGKTALALRVVRSLAGSSDCYEITTANSLWFRRNLIGGESIKEGSVIWKSGLFIHAYVNAARVKEGNYYVIIDEINRADIDKAFGELITIFSSSSPEEWSIPNALIEEIKSYKNNIDETAREFIEIYENLRKQGKENEPLKKIRVIGTMNLVDARNLFYVGDALARRFVAIYFDYPENTEDLDKFLSRYSLSEVEKAKVRDLVKYLREKFNSVEKDRLIKFNISPASLKTALDIYSSLNNRRIEDFIEILKSTLGTLNQDNLNNFNKLIKEWKEKDATGEPV